Proteins encoded by one window of Candidatus Endomicrobium procryptotermitis:
- a CDS encoding histidine triad nucleotide-binding protein yields MTDNCLFCKIIKGEIPSKKIYEDEKVFAFDDINPQAPVHIIIIPKKHIQDLNSLAEGDESILGHIQSVAAKIALQFPDLKNGYRVVNNCGIDAGQTVFHIHYHLLGGRSFKWPPG; encoded by the coding sequence ATGACTGATAATTGTCTTTTTTGTAAAATAATTAAAGGCGAAATACCCTCTAAAAAAATTTATGAAGATGAAAAAGTTTTTGCTTTTGATGACATAAATCCTCAGGCGCCTGTGCATATTATTATAATACCGAAAAAACATATACAGGATTTAAATTCTTTGGCCGAAGGTGATGAGTCAATTTTAGGGCATATTCAATCTGTGGCGGCAAAAATAGCTTTGCAATTTCCGGATCTTAAAAATGGATACAGAGTAGTAAATAATTGCGGCATAGACGCAGGGCAGACCGTGTTTCACATTCATTATCATTTACTCGGCGGAAGAAGTTTCAAGTGGCCTCCGGGATAG
- the rpsU gene encoding 30S ribosomal protein S21 — protein sequence MVNVKVREGESIEEAIRRFKRECERNGIMQEIKKREFYKAPSVVRKEKLAEAKRKIRRKMLKDNRWSSR from the coding sequence ATGGTCAACGTTAAAGTTCGCGAAGGGGAATCTATCGAAGAAGCGATAAGACGCTTCAAAAGAGAATGTGAAAGAAATGGCATTATGCAGGAGATAAAAAAAAGAGAATTTTATAAAGCTCCCAGCGTAGTAAGAAAAGAAAAACTTGCAGAAGCTAAAAGAAAAATTCGCCGCAAAATGCTTAAAGATAACAGATGGTCGTCGCGCTAA